CAACCCAAATTTTTAAAAAAGACACTCCACTAGACTGTGTCCAGTTCTACTGTAGTGTCTCCAGAGCCATATGGACCGAGTATAATAGATTGATATACGCTATGCTCAAATGTGATGCGATCTAGTATTCTCTACCGTAATCAGATGCATCCATTCAGAAGTTTTGAGATCATAGAATATTTTGCAATGACTCGCTTGATTGAAGCTCGTTTGGCTGCCAGCACTACCTGTAACCGTTGTGATTTGTGCTTAAACTCCTCGCCAAAATGGAGATTCAAATGAGCAAATCATCAAAACCGATCGATAGAAAATACCAGCGAAATTCGCAATCCATTCCTCCCGCAGAAGAATGGGACGGACTCCAGCCCTGATTTAACAGCAGATTCGGGCAATCGCTGGACGTCCCCACGAGAAATGCACATGGGTATACATCATTCTGGTGTGAACCATCAATCGTTGTGCCACGAAGTCTTGTTAATGACTGGAATTACGGAACGAGCAGTTCAACGGATTATCCAATGTCTGGAAGAAGAACATTTTATTCATCATGAAAATATTGACCGACAAAACTGACCTTGCCCCCTTAACAGCATCCAGAACTTGATATACAAATCATGGTTCTGGATCTATTTACAACAACGGACATAGTAGCCACCCATTCTCGTGATAGACATCCAAAACCGCCATGCAACCATAGAGCGGCTGGACCTGGTTAACGAGGGAAGTTAGTTTTTCGTGAGTTAATCCTCGACACAGCCCATCGCTCAACTGTATCTTGAAAATGGGTTTTTAAGCGTTTCAAACACGTAAAAACTGGTTTTACATAGACAGTTCTGGAGTGTTGATATCCCTCGGGCCACCATTTCGAGGATCAAGTTTCAACCATCACTTCCGATTGTAGCTCTCGTTACCACCTATGAAGAGAATTGCTGGAGAAAACTCATGATAGAGCGGGATATTTGTGTGTCTGCTGCGTTAATGGCATTGTTGAGACGTGAGGAGACAGTACGTGGTATTGCAGCACGCTTTGGAGTTACCGAAGCGCAAGTATTGGAATGGCAGGATGTATTTATCGCTGCAGGAGTGCTGGCGGTCACCAATTATCGGAACGGTCGACGATTTGGTGCAAGCTCTTCCGCGTCGGCTGAGGAACTCGGAGAGTCTCTGGCAGGTGCAAGTTTCTTCGAACCGTTCTTGACTACAACCCCGATTACTCCAACAACTCCAATGCCACATTAGAGCACATCACATTTAACCATAGCGTCTCTTAATCTATGACACTCAATCCAAAAGACCCTGGAGACGCGACAGTAAAACTGGACACAGTCAAAGCATACCACAAAGAGATAAACCAAGTGAGTCGTTTACTCGGTTCTCAATATGTCGAGTGTCACATGAATCGGATGGAGAACAGGAATGGCATTACCGTCGCGGTTGCCTCTTCACATGGGCAGCCTGCTCACTTTCTTCGTGGCCACTGTTCTTTGTGAGGTCGTAAAGTAACGGGAACAAGCTGCAGTTACCGGTCCGAATACTCTCCAGGGTGAACTAAGTTGAGCAAACCACTTCTCACAATTGGCATGGCGACACTTGACGATTTCGACGGAGTTTATTTCACCGTAACGTCACTGATGCTGCACCATGCCAAAATCATGCGGGATTGCGAAATCGTTGTCGTGGACAACAACCCCTACTCGAAGCATGGAAAGCTTGTCAAAGACTGGATTCTCAAGCGTGTCCCGAACGGATCTTATTTTCCCTATGATGCTTCGACTGGTACAGCTCAGTCTCGAAACGAAGTCTTCCGCCATGCACGCGGAGAATCGGTTCTCTGCATTGACTGCCACGTCTTGCTGGTACCGGGAGCGATTCAAAAGTTAATTGACTATTTCCAAAAAAATCCGGAATGTCGCGACCTTTTATCTGGTCCGCTTCTCTCGGATTGCGGAGTTCTTGCGGCGACTCATCAGCGTCCCCAGTGGAGTAATGGAGCCTGGGGCGTCTGGTCTGTTGATGAGCGCGGCAGGGACCCGGAAGGGGAGCCGTTTGAGATCTGGCAACAGGGAATGGGACTATTTTCCTGTCGTAAGGATGCGTGGGTAGGCTTTCACCCGGAATTTCGGGGATTTGGTGGATGCGAGACCTATATTATGGAAAAATTCCGGAAAAACGGAAGCCGGGTTCTCTGCTGCCCATGGCTTCGTTGGACGCACCGTTTCCAGCGTCCCGAAGGAGTACCCTACCGTGTGAAATATGAGGACCGGATCCGCAATTACATCGTCGGGTTTCAGGATCTGGGACTCGATGCTGAGCCTGTTCTCAAACATTTCAAAGTACCACAAGACCGG
The sequence above is a segment of the Gimesia algae genome. Coding sequences within it:
- a CDS encoding aldo-keto reductase family protein, encoding MIERDICVSAALMALLRREETVRGIAARFGVTEAQVLEWQDVFIAAGVLAVTNYRNGRRFGASSSASAEELGESLAGASFFEPFLTTTPITPTTPMPH